A region from the Brassica napus cultivar Da-Ae chromosome C8, Da-Ae, whole genome shotgun sequence genome encodes:
- the BNAC08G30070D gene encoding uncharacterized protein BNAC08G30070D — protein sequence MDGLIPMAFKAMMKKRTRRRYECLSTSGGTTKESYVDEDFFPYDEKSNHSVASRPSSSLDHVEMNNVAAQDRHRRGLSVGDFSSMSYHEGRRSRGEGGDIGVSPSRRGQLVRNRSHRLFSCVSGK from the coding sequence ATGGATGGTCTGATTCCAATGGCGTTTAAGGCTATGATGAAAAAACGAACTCGGCGGCGTTACGAATGCCTCTCTACCTCTGGTGGCACTACAAAAGAGTCCTACGTTGACGAAGACTTCTTCCCCTACGACGAAAAATCCAATCACTCCGTCGCATCTCGACCGTCGTCGTCTTTAGATCATGTAGAAATGAACAACGTAGCCGCTCAAGACCGTCACCGCCGTGGATTGTCAGTCGGAGATTTTTCTTCCATGTCTTATCATGAAGGGAGAAGGTCACGTGGCGAAGGCGGAGATATAGGTGTTTCTCCGTCGCGGCGAGGACAGCTTGTGAGGAACAGAAGTCATAGGTTGTTTTCTTGTGTCTCAGGTAAATGA
- the LOC106414586 gene encoding polygalacturonase yields MSSPVLIILLLLLSISLSSAQTYNILSYGAKPDGKTDSTKALTAVWAKACASVKPVTISIPKGRFLLRSIVFDGAKCKRKSVTFRIQGTLVAPSDYRVIGNGNYWIFFQHLDGLSVYGGVLDAQGASLWSCKKSGQNCPSGATSIGFQSSSNVVISGLTSLNSQMFHVVINGCRNVNIQGVKVSADGNSPNTDGIHVQSSSTVSILNSKISTGDDCVSIGPGTNGLWIENVACGPGHGISIGSLGKESVEAGVQNVTVKTATFTGTENGVRIKSWARPSNGFAKNIRFQRCVMNNVQNPIVIDQNYCPGNENCPNQVSGIKISDVMFFDIHGTSATQVGVKFDCSSKKPCTGIRLQDVKLTYQNKPAMADCSHAGGTEAGFQQPNSCL; encoded by the exons ATGTCTTCTCCAGTTCTCATAATTCTCCTCTTACTTCTCTCAATCTCATTGTCCTCAGCTCAGACCTACAACATTCTATCTTACGGAGCCAAACCGGACGGTAAAACCGACTCTACCAAGGCCTTAACCGCTGTGTGGGCCAAAGCCTGCGCCTCAGTCAAGCCGGTCACCATATCTATCCCTAAGGGACGGTTTTTATTAAGAAGCATTGTATTTGATGGAGCCAAGTGTAAACGCAAGTCAGTCACGTTCCGTATCCAAGGTACACTTGTGGCTCCGTCGGATTATAGAGTCATTGGTAACGGAAACTACTGGATTTTCTTCCAGCATCTCGACGGCCTCTCCGTCTACGGTGGAGTTCTTGACGCTCAGGGAGCTTCTCTATGGTCTTGCAAGAAGTCCGGCCAGAATTGCCCTAGTGGTGCTACG AGCATAGGGTTTCAGAGCTCAAGCAACGTGGTGATCTCAGGGCTAACGTCACTCAACAGTCAGATGTTTCACGTCGTGATTAACGGCTGCCGTAACGTAAATATACAAGGAGTCAAAGTTTCTGCTGATGGAAACAGTCCAAATACTGACGGCATCCACGTCCAGTCATCCTCCACCGTCTCCATCCTCAACTCAAAAATATCCACCGGCGATGATTGTGTATCCATCGGTCCTGGAACTAATGGCCTCTGGATCGAAAACGTTGCTTGTGGCCCTGGCCATGGTATcag CATTGGGAGCTTGGGAAAAGAAAGTGTAGAGGCAGGTGTACAGAACGTAACAGTAAAAACGGCTACGTTTACAGGAACAGAGAATGGGGTGAGAATAAAGTCATGGGCCAGGCCCAGTAATGGATTCGCTAAGAACATCCGTTTCCAGCGTTGCGTTATGAACAACGTACAGAACCCAATAGTCATTGACCAAAACTACTGTCCTGGCAACGAAAACTGCCCTAACCAG GTTTCTGGAATAAAAATCAGCGATGTAATGTTCTTCGACATCCACGGGACATCGGCAACACAAGTTGGAGTGAAATTTGATTGTAGCTCTAAGAAGCCGTGTACCGGAATCAGACTTCAAGACGTGAAGCTAACATACCAGAATAAACCGGCAATGGCAGATTGTAGCCATGCAGGAGGGACTGAGGCTGGGTTTCAACAGCCCAACAGTTGTCTATGA
- the LOC106414616 gene encoding SKP1-like protein 13 → MFTLESSDGFLFVVDEAVVLQSVILSPMVQDCAGREYPITNVTGKILKLVIEYCKNHVVVDGGDSSSSSGDALKKWDDKFITQMDLSTVYDLLMAANYLSIKGLFDLACQRVADVIAACKDHKEIRAMFGLVNDFTAEEEAEVLKENEWAFD, encoded by the coding sequence ATGTTCACGTTGGAGAGCTCCGACGGTTTCTTATTTGTGGTTGACGAAGCGGTCGTACTTCAATCAGTGATACTGTCGCCTATGGTTCAAGATTGCGCCGGTCGTGAATACCCGATCACCAACGTCACAGGCAAAATCCTCAAGTTAGTGATTGAATACTGCAAGAATCACGTCGTCGTCGACGGTGGcgattcttcttcctcctccggTGATGCTCTCAAGAAGTGGGACGATAAGTTCATCACGCAAATGGATCTGTCCACGGTCTACGATCTCCTCATGGCTGCGAACTACCTAAGCATCAAAGGTCTTTTTGATCTCGCTTGCCAGAGAGTCGCTGACGTGATCGCTGCATGCAAAGACCATAAGGAGATTCGTGCAATGTTCGGCCTCGTGAACGACTTCACAGCAGAGGAGGAAGCAGAGGTTCTCAAGGAGAACGAGTGGGCTTTTGATTGA
- the LOC111209049 gene encoding LOW QUALITY PROTEIN: F-box/LRR-repeat protein At3g60040 (The sequence of the model RefSeq protein was modified relative to this genomic sequence to represent the inferred CDS: inserted 1 base in 1 codon; deleted 1 base in 1 codon): SLHLSGTFKEETGSVCMESKKLEMXLERFNQLSPSRGSRRDLVLTSDQTCCFNLSSLEKVEVLFALVHSLDFDDTVLLQPPPEEGREELKESFRNFVDRRLALQCGCGSRIKKFSLTYLVTNSSDVVDERRWISSVVERGVLEVDVTLRPRWLGPVHTDEVHGNCFLPYHLFRSKTLVKLRLGTDTNVGKLPPDVFLPALKSLFLDTIMFDDQDLSDVLLPGCPMLEELTVVHKTDFYPNYRISSQTIKKLTVFYCYDFGIDDGSRISFDAPSVVSLNYTDYALYEYPLVNLGSLVKAKLDISYSKTNIKRPDLSGLLVGISDVETLHLSPDSTDLISRCVKHGLVLPVFNNLVTLSFGSKNKRGWKLLPYLLKHSPKLETLIIQGLDSYTGDVTIGLFQVKELHVVGYKGTAKELQHLKSLLAGTECIPKMQVEFPEDVVVDDAKMIQTRRDLFILVGVVSTDVAYFE, translated from the exons TCACTTCATCTTTCAGGCACCTTTAAGGAAGAGACTGGATCTGTCTGCATGGAATCAAAGAAGCTAGAGA GGCTCGAGAGATTTAATCAGCTGTCTCCCTCGAGAGGTTCTAGGAGAGATCTTGTCCTTACTTCCGACCAAACTTGCTGCTTCAACCTCTCTTCTCTCGAAAAAGTGGAGGTA CTGTTTGCACTGGTTCACAGTCTTGATTTCGATGATACTGTCTTGCTGCAACCGCCGCCAGAAGAAGGGAGGGAAGAACTCAAGGAGAGCTTCAGAAACTTTGTGGACAGAAGACTCGCTTTGCAATGCGGTTGTGGTTCTCGTATCAAGAAATTCTCTCTAACATATCTCGTTACCAACAGCAGCGATGTGGTTGATGAGCGTCGCTGGATAAGCAGTGTCGTTGAGCGTGGTGTTTTGGAAGTGGACGTTACTTTGAGGCCTCGTTGGCTAGGCCCTGTACATACTGATGAGGTTCACGGGAACTGCTTTCTTCCTTATCACCTCTTCAGGAGCAAGACACTGGTTAAGCTGCGTCTGGGAACAGATACTAATGTTGGAAAGCTTCCTCCTGATGTGTTTCTTCCAGCGCTTAAGAGTCTCTTCCTCGATACCATCATGTTTGACGACCAAGATCTCTCTGATGTGCTTCTTCCTGGTTGCCCAATGCTTGAGGAGTTAACTGTTGTTCACAAGACTGATTTTTATCCTAATTACAGGATATCGAGTCAGACAATCAAGAAGCTAACAGTTTTCTATTGTTATGATTTTGGAATTGATGATGGGTCTCGTATATCATTTGACGCCCCAAGTGTTGTCTCTCTCAACTACACTGACTATGCCTTGTATGAGTATCCACTTGTTAACTTGGGATCCTTAGTCAAAGCTAAGCTGGACATTTCTTAttctaaaacaaatatcaaGAGGCCGGATTTATCGGGTCTCCTTGTAGGGATAAGCGACGTGGAGACTCTCCATCTTTCTCCCGATTCTACTGAT tTGATTTCTCGATGTGTTAAACATGGACTAGTTTTACCGGTGTTTAACAATCTGGTTACCTTATCTTTTGGGAGTAAAAACAAACGTGGTTGGAAACTGCTGCCATATCTGCTTAAGCACTCTCCAAAGCTTGAAACATTAATCATCCAG GGTCTGGATAGTTACACAGGCGATGTTACCATTGGTCTGTTCCAAGTCAAGGAGCTGCATGTTGTTGGTTATAAAGGAACTGCTAAGGAGCTTCAACACCTGAAGAGTTTGCTTGCAGGAACCGAATGCATCCCGAAAATGCAAGTGGAGTTCCCTGAAGATGTTGTGGTCGATGATGCCAAAATGATCCAAACCCGTAGGGATTTATTTATCCTTGTCGGAGTTGTTTCAACCGATGTCGCTTATTTCGAGTAG